Genomic DNA from Streptomyces sp. GS7:
CAAGAGGTACAGGACTGAACACTCCGAAGGCGGGCCAGCCTCTGATGCCATGCAGCAGTTGGGCATAACGCTCGCCAAGACGTAAGGGAACACCGGGGCATGCGTGCCGCAACGCCAGTTCAGTCCGCGGTTGATTCCTTCAACTGGGCGCTCCACCACCGTGTGCAGAGGCATGCTGACGTGCGGACAATTTCCGGTGACGGTTCGTACCAGCTGGGCAAACAACGAGCGATACTACTTGTCGATTCCGGCGGACGGTCCGGCGGTGCCGGCGCATCCGAGGCTCCAAGAACTCAGCAGATCATGATCGGGACCTCACGCATCGTCGGTGATGGGCCCAGATCCGTTGCCTCCAGTGTCCACGATGCGCTGCTCTAGAAGGGCAATTTTGTTATTGAGGGGGTCAGGCATGTTCGGCCACACGTCGACCTTGATACTCACCTGGACGCGGGGCGCCTTCAGCGCCACCGCTTCCGTAGCGCGTTTGATTACGCTCATGACCTCGTCCCACTCACCCTCGATCATGGTGTACATGGAATCCGAGCGGTTGGGGAGACCGGATTCGCGGACAATTTTCACCGCATCTGCGATGTAGTCCGCGACAACTTCCTCCACACCCATGGGGGTCAAGGCGAAGGCGACGAGCACAGGAGTGTTTCCAATCTAGTGATTCGGGCCCGACTGCAGGGCCCGGTAGTCGTGGACCACCGACGATCGGTAGGCGGCGGCGATCCGGAGCAGGTAGCTGATTTCCTCGGTGAGGTCGTGTGCGCCGCCCCCGGTGAGCTTCAGTGATTGGGCCTTGGGGGTCTGGCCCATGCGCCGGGAGCGCAATGCTGCGGTGAGCCAGCAGGCGGTGATGTGCGCGTCGACCTGGTTCTCGGGGACGGCGTGAGCGGTGACGTGCCGGCGCACCTGGTCGACGGTGGTTTCCGCGACATAGCTGCGCAGCACGATCATGGCGTCCCTGATCTCGATCACCCTTCGGTACAGGCGCAGTTGGATCGGCACTGCCGCGGCACGCAAGGGGTTGCCTGGTGAGAGCACTACATCGGGAGCGGCGGCGGCCAAGTCTCGCCAGAGCAGGGCCAAGCCGCGGTGAGACCTGCGGTACCGCAACAGAGCGCGAATCTGGATCAGGAACGGCAACGCCGCACCGGCCGCGATGAACAAGGCCTCGGCACCAGTGATGGGCGAGAACAATGGGTCGAAGAGCGTTGAGCGGGTCCCAAGGTACCCGAGCTTGAGCACCCACAGCAGAGTGGCCAGGAGGATGCCCGTGCCGAACAGCCGCAATCCGTAACGGAGGGATTGGGGAATGCTGCCCCGACGGCTGTGTCGCCAACACACCAGCCCGCAGGTGGTATCCGCGGTCAAGTGGAAGGCGAAGAATATCCACCAG
This window encodes:
- a CDS encoding MAB_1171c family putative transporter, whose protein sequence is MLTGLEGTGIITLWAVAVVRAPQGVRSREQRPLWFAIVMIALAMSMHLDPVTTVLAHVGPSAHWIDLTTHLFSIVDGAAVLWFILQAARLQQHTVLVFGAAIAVMVALVLLDVGATPHNRNQIASSPDIPSVPDSYWWIFFAFHLTADTTCGLVCWRHSRRGSIPQSLRYGLRLFGTGILLATLLWVLKLGYLGTRSTLFDPLFSPITGAEALFIAAGAALPFLIQIRALLRYRRSHRGLALLWRDLAAAAPDVVLSPGNPLRAAAVPIQLRLYRRVIEIRDAMIVLRSYVAETTVDQVRRHVTAHAVPENQVDAHITACWLTAALRSRRMGQTPKAQSLKLTGGGAHDLTEEISYLLRIAAAYRSSVVHDYRALQSGPNH
- a CDS encoding MTH1187 family thiamine-binding protein translates to MLVAFALTPMGVEEVVADYIADAVKIVRESGLPNRSDSMYTMIEGEWDEVMSVIKRATEAVALKAPRVQVSIKVDVWPNMPDPLNNKIALLEQRIVDTGGNGSGPITDDA